A region from the Leptospira ellinghausenii genome encodes:
- the kdpA gene encoding potassium-transporting ATPase subunit KdpA — protein sequence MVELLYFPFYIGLLILVSPFFGYYMAFILNAKVLPGEGIFNRFLYSGDPTSQNAKQYLQSLFWFHLLGGGFLFLVLRYQNILPLNAMKIDGMDWDLALNTTISFITNTNWQAYSGESQLSNFSQMVGLTPQNFLSAGVGISVLAFVSRAIVSSSEQKFGNFWQDLFRSTFYILLPVSILVAILLISQGVIQTWNEPLSLLGTDTQPIPLGPAASQIAIKQIGTNGGGYFGVNSAHPFENPTPISNFIELFSILFIPASCVFLYGKITNSFRHAWVVFFIMLSLLILGFFAVFFSEWNHPGFWEGKETRFSLTESSLWLSATTAASNGSVNSMHDSYSPLAGGIAIFQMMLSEIIFGGVGTGMYGMVLFLILTVFLSGLMTGRTPEYFGKKIESYEIKWTLFGILAPTVCILIGTTITIFLNSGFTAKGPHALSQILYAFSSASGNNGSAFAGFSADTLWGNLSLGFCMLVGRFSVIYAVIMVAASLGGKITTKSSEGNFRLDTILFGILSFSVIVIVCGLSFFPVMALGPILEEIMIRSGIFF from the coding sequence ATGGTAGAATTACTCTATTTTCCTTTTTACATTGGGTTACTGATTTTAGTTTCACCATTTTTCGGTTACTACATGGCATTCATTTTGAATGCAAAAGTTTTACCCGGTGAAGGTATATTCAATCGATTCCTTTACTCAGGTGATCCAACTAGCCAAAACGCTAAACAATATTTACAGAGTTTATTTTGGTTTCATCTTTTAGGAGGGGGATTCCTTTTTTTGGTTTTACGCTACCAGAATATTTTACCTCTTAATGCGATGAAAATCGATGGGATGGATTGGGACTTAGCTCTCAATACTACGATTTCTTTTATTACCAATACCAACTGGCAAGCCTATTCTGGGGAAAGCCAACTCAGTAATTTTTCCCAAATGGTTGGCCTTACCCCTCAGAATTTTTTGAGTGCGGGGGTTGGGATTTCGGTACTGGCGTTTGTGAGTCGAGCCATTGTCTCTTCATCTGAACAAAAGTTTGGAAATTTTTGGCAAGATCTGTTTCGTTCTACATTTTATATTCTCCTTCCTGTATCGATCCTTGTTGCAATTCTTTTGATTTCCCAAGGTGTGATCCAAACTTGGAATGAACCTCTCTCGTTATTAGGAACGGATACTCAACCAATCCCACTTGGACCTGCTGCGTCGCAAATTGCGATCAAACAAATTGGAACCAATGGAGGTGGGTATTTTGGAGTGAATAGTGCCCATCCATTTGAAAATCCAACACCAATCTCTAATTTTATCGAATTGTTTTCGATTCTCTTTATCCCTGCTTCCTGTGTATTTTTGTATGGAAAGATTACCAATTCTTTCAGACATGCATGGGTTGTTTTTTTCATTATGTTAAGTTTGCTCATTTTAGGTTTTTTTGCCGTATTCTTTTCCGAATGGAATCACCCAGGATTTTGGGAAGGTAAGGAAACTCGGTTCTCACTAACGGAATCGTCCTTGTGGTTATCCGCAACAACTGCGGCATCGAATGGTTCTGTTAATTCGATGCATGATAGTTATTCTCCGTTAGCTGGCGGTATTGCTATTTTCCAAATGATGTTAAGTGAAATTATTTTTGGTGGTGTTGGAACAGGTATGTATGGAATGGTTCTTTTCCTCATCCTTACCGTATTTTTATCAGGTCTCATGACGGGAAGAACTCCAGAGTATTTTGGAAAAAAAATTGAAAGTTATGAAATCAAATGGACTTTGTTTGGAATCCTAGCACCAACCGTTTGTATTTTGATCGGTACAACGATTACCATTTTTTTGAACTCTGGTTTTACCGCAAAAGGACCACATGCACTTTCACAAATTCTATATGCTTTTAGTTCTGCTTCTGGCAATAATGGTTCTGCATTTGCTGGATTTAGTGCAGATACATTATGGGGAAATTTATCTCTCGGATTTTGTATGTTAGTTGGTCGTTTTAGTGTGATTTATGCAGTCATCATGGTCGCTGCGAGTTTAGGTGGCAAAATCACAACAAAGTCTTCCGAAGGAAACTTTCGATTGGATACAATTTTATTTGGGATCTTAAGTTTTAGTGTGATTGTGATTGTATGTGGTTTGTCTTTTTTTCCAGTCATGGCCCTTGGTCCGATTCTGGAAGAGATCATGATTCGAAGTGGAATTTTCTTTTAA
- the kdpB gene encoding potassium-transporting ATPase subunit KdpB, with the protein MKSNYFVSKELFLSSTGNAFQKFSPKYAFSNPVMATVWVGTLLLLFQILYRIILGEPLRNELPIFFWLVLTLFFANFAESVAEGRGKARADSLRKTRSSTITKKVNAVGDKNFTEITSSELKVGDIVLVEAGSIIPCDGEVILGIASVDESAVTGESAPVIRESGGDRSAVTGGTKVISDYLYIQITAKPGESFIDKMISMIEGASRQKTPNEIALGILLFALTILFFLGVVTLIPVANFVGNQIGQKWNFDFSVWLALFVCLIPTTIAALLSAIGISGMERLIRYNVIAKSGKAVEAAGDIHVLLLDKTGTITLGNREAHQFYPVDGVTEEELADAAQLSSLSDETPEGRSIVVLAKQKYAIRERNLNALDVRWIPFSASTRMSGVEVYENGLEVRNIRKGAFDSIKKHIESLGGVVSDKNQLVIEQISRKGSTPILVSEGKKLLGVIELKDIVKGGLKERFGYLRRMGIRTVMITGDNPLTAAAIAAEAGVDDFIAEATPEAKLKRIREEQANGYLVAMIGDGTNDAPALAQSDVGVAMNTGTQTAREAGNMIDLDSNPSKLIEIVEIGKQLLMTRGALTTFSIANDVAKYFAILPALFLPLAPLNIMQLSSPDNAILSAVIFNALVIPALIPLSLRGVKYVPKSPDQALLRNFLIYGGGGMVFPFFGIKLIDVILSGGIL; encoded by the coding sequence ATGAAATCTAACTATTTTGTTTCCAAGGAATTGTTTCTTTCCTCTACCGGGAATGCATTCCAAAAATTTTCACCCAAATATGCATTTTCCAATCCAGTCATGGCAACGGTTTGGGTAGGAACTTTACTCCTTCTTTTTCAAATCTTGTATCGCATCATCTTAGGGGAACCTCTTCGAAATGAACTCCCGATTTTTTTCTGGTTGGTTTTGACTTTGTTTTTTGCCAATTTCGCAGAAAGTGTTGCCGAAGGGCGAGGTAAGGCAAGAGCAGATAGCTTACGTAAAACAAGATCTTCTACTATTACGAAAAAAGTAAACGCAGTAGGAGATAAAAATTTTACAGAGATCACTTCGAGTGAATTAAAAGTAGGCGATATTGTTTTAGTAGAAGCAGGCTCTATCATTCCTTGCGACGGAGAAGTGATTTTGGGAATTGCTAGTGTAGATGAATCAGCAGTCACCGGTGAGTCAGCACCAGTGATCCGCGAAAGTGGTGGAGATCGTTCTGCTGTCACTGGAGGAACAAAGGTGATTTCAGATTACCTTTATATCCAAATCACCGCAAAACCTGGAGAAAGTTTCATTGATAAAATGATTTCGATGATAGAAGGAGCCTCCAGGCAAAAAACACCTAATGAAATTGCATTGGGAATCTTATTATTTGCATTAACCATTTTGTTTTTTTTAGGTGTCGTAACGTTGATACCGGTTGCGAATTTTGTGGGAAATCAAATTGGTCAAAAATGGAATTTTGATTTTTCAGTTTGGCTTGCTTTGTTTGTTTGCCTAATTCCAACAACGATCGCTGCATTGTTAAGTGCTATTGGGATTTCTGGAATGGAAAGACTCATTCGGTACAATGTAATAGCTAAAAGTGGAAAAGCAGTGGAAGCAGCTGGCGACATCCATGTCCTATTGCTTGACAAAACGGGAACAATTACACTGGGAAATAGGGAAGCACATCAATTTTATCCTGTTGATGGTGTGACGGAAGAAGAGCTTGCAGATGCCGCTCAATTATCATCTTTATCCGATGAAACACCAGAAGGACGTTCAATTGTAGTATTGGCCAAACAGAAGTATGCTATTAGAGAAAGAAACTTGAATGCACTAGACGTTAGGTGGATTCCTTTCTCTGCTTCGACTCGGATGAGTGGTGTGGAAGTATATGAAAACGGATTGGAAGTCAGAAACATTCGAAAAGGGGCGTTTGATTCCATAAAAAAACATATTGAGTCATTGGGTGGAGTGGTTTCAGATAAGAACCAATTAGTGATTGAACAAATCTCCAGAAAAGGGAGTACTCCGATCCTTGTCTCAGAAGGAAAAAAATTACTTGGAGTGATTGAACTCAAAGACATCGTGAAGGGTGGTTTAAAGGAAAGGTTTGGATATTTAAGGAGAATGGGGATTCGAACTGTGATGATCACAGGAGATAACCCACTCACTGCTGCAGCGATCGCAGCTGAAGCAGGTGTTGATGATTTTATCGCAGAAGCAACTCCAGAAGCCAAGTTAAAACGAATCCGAGAAGAACAAGCAAACGGGTATTTGGTGGCAATGATTGGAGATGGTACAAATGATGCGCCTGCTCTAGCCCAGTCAGATGTAGGAGTGGCTATGAACACAGGTACCCAAACGGCAAGGGAAGCAGGTAATATGATTGATTTGGATAGTAATCCAAGTAAACTCATCGAAATTGTTGAAATTGGAAAACAACTTCTTATGACAAGAGGCGCACTCACTACGTTTAGCATTGCCAATGACGTTGCTAAATACTTTGCGATCCTACCTGCCTTGTTTTTACCTCTGGCTCCCTTAAATATCATGCAATTGTCTAGTCCCGACAATGCAATACTTTCGGCTGTAATTTTTAATGCTTTGGTAATTCCTGCTCTCATTCC